From Anastrepha obliqua isolate idAnaObli1 chromosome 3, idAnaObli1_1.0, whole genome shotgun sequence:
attttttttcttttctcgacttttcgatTGGCGCATGCTACGCACCGACGTCTTTTAGACTGGTCTATGGGTAAATGATCCCCCAAATTTGTCATTGATTTGTACCTATTCGATGATCTTCCAGACCGACGGGATCGTTTATATGCGGTAGATTCCTTTCCTTTTTCAATTAGCGACTCAGCAATCCCGACCAGCACTGGTAAGAAGGCAGGTTTCTTCCTATTCAGCTCCGAATATATAACCCAAGTGTTTACAGCAGCCATCATCATGCCTCGataaaatcctttttttcaccatttatttgattttctgtttataTCATACAATCCCTGACATTTGATCTGCCAAGTCCACACCGCCCATTATTGCGCGGTacgtctttacgatgtcaggaCATGGAAACTCTGCCTCATGGttattcgacattttttttttttattgaaatgttatacatttttatttacattccatAAAGATTACACCTAGTATAAAactaataagtaattttcatttcacaattTTAAGTAGCTTAAACAATATTGACAACTAAGTCTTGAGGTTTCTTTCTTTTCAATCTTCTTTTTACCGTTGCTTCATCGCTTAGTACGGAAGCTTCTGcgttaagtgtttttttaatttttcagcatgCTTAACTGCACAGAAATGGGCTGTGTCTGAgacggtttttaaatttaaatccttGTGCAGATCTTCATTACGCACGTACCAGGGAGCTTTAACGATTCCTTTGATTACTCTATTTTGGAGGCGCTGTATAATGTCGATGTTGGTCTTTGCAGTACATCCCCATAATTGAAGACCATAGGTCCACACCGGCTTTAGCACTTGGTTGTATATGAGGAGTTTATTTTGAGTTGATAGCTCAGAGTTTCTGCCAATTGgagtttttgcgtctttagattcAGCTCAGCAGCTTTGATTTTCACGTGCTCTTTCCACTTGAGCTTTACATCTAAAGTCATGCCTAGATACTTTGCACTATTAGCATTTGGCACTGTTGCTGACAAAATATGAACTGgtttgtagataatttttttattagtaaaatccACGTGAACTGATTTGGTTTCGTTTAGCTTTATGTTCcaattttcagtccatgtgaCTACTTCGTCAATGAACTTCTGCAGTTTCTGGATGGATTCGTTTTCAGTTGATCCAACGGCTAAGATGCATGTATCGTCAGCGAATGTAGCTACTGTGCACATTTTCGGTACTGGTAGGTCTGCGGTATAGAGTAGGTACAGTACTGGGCCGAGTATGCTGACGTGTGGTACTCCggccaatatttgttttatttccgaaTACGCCTGCTTTTGCTTTACTCTAAAGTACCTATTTGTTATATACGATTCCAAAATGTCAGTGAACTGCAACGGAAGAAgggattttaatttacaaagtaGTCCTTCGTGCCATACTTTATCAAATACCTGGGCAACGTCAAGGAATATTGCTGAGCAGACTTTATTACTCTCTAGCGCGTCTTCTATTGTATGTGTTATCCTGTGTATTTGTTCGACGGTAGAGTGTTTTTATATGGTTATACGACATGATAAACATGCATCCAAGTACTCGTAATATATCAATTTCACCGGAGTCCgtctgaaaaattttttttttatttcgctccGTTATGGGTATTTTCCTGAGCCTCTCATTAGTACATTGGGCAATGTACGAAGACATGATTCTTGGAAacaatttgcgaaaaatttcgTAGGGGGTTGAGTGGCGCCCaatatttactgcaattttgcAGCCGCGGTGGTTACTAACCGATTTTCTTCAAACAAATGACTCATTCAGTGTGCTCCAAATAACCGTGCCTGAGGCTTCCTCACCTCCTGCAGGTTGATCGTCTATGCCACCATTCTCGTCACTCAATCCGGTCTCCTCTGAATCGCTGGAAGAATCGTCATTGCCAGTGGTTTTATCTAACTCAGGACTATAAATATCATCACTTTCGTCACCAGTTCCTGATTCCATGgattcatcatcatcttcttgAAGTAATGCACTAATTTGATCGCGatttaatttcgacatttttgttGTCTACGaggttggaaaaataaaaaaattagctgtgTGATACATTATGTACAACGTACTGCTGGGACATATATGTCCCTATATAAAGCCCTGCTGGGACACATGcatcccaaaattaattttcgctgaatatttttcacaaaactcttatttaaatatatatttgtacttacCAGTAAAGgggaatatttttctttaaaaaaatcaacacttcttataaaaatacgtattatttcaccaaaattactCGTAAATTTGATGCAATATTAGCGACTGCTCACAAACAACTGATCAAAACTAAACACGATTGAAACAGTGTGGAATGCGGATAACGATAAATTGTAAGTATTGTTCGCAGCTACTGATTAGGACATTTTGGTTGAATTTCTTATGAAAATTGCAAGTTTCAGGGTGAAGTGAACATGCTGTGGGATATCAGTGTCCCAGcagtagcgaaagggttaatcGATATGTCAGAATGCACTGAAGACAGTAATTCTCCAGCACATAAAGGTATAAGTCCCTGACAAATCGACATCTTTAACCTAAGTTTTGCGGGTACATCTTGGTTTTGgaatatttagttttatagAGATTCAAACCAAAATGAATAGTTTTCCAAAAACATGGGCATCTTTGATAAAATCTTCCCCGAAGATATTTAAGACTTAAGATGTTTCATGGCCTCGACTATTTGGTTTCGAGgccatttgtttattttgaattttacctctgtttattttcttttaagcaCACAATTACTTATTGACACCTATGCGCATACAAAGATATACGCGCCCTCGCAGGCTCCGTTAACCTTGCCACTAACAAAAGTAAATAGCAATGACAGCCAATACCAAATCATCACAATTCTGCAAATAATTTCCAAttggatttaaataaaatgttacacTTTCTACAGAATGCCCGCACTCATGGAAACTGACAGCTAGTTGAAATGGCAGCGGATATTCCACGTCGCGTAGAGTTGCATTCGCTTTGAAAGTTTTCATTTGTTGCGTTCGCCACCCTGTGGTACATGAATAGAAGGGTGAATCAAATTAGCGAAAGATTAATAATTaggtataattttaaatattctcaCCATGTAATTCAGGATTTTTAAGGAAGCGACTGTCGTCTGAATGCAAATTGCATAaagatatatttataaaaatgattaaattcattatacaagaatttttttgttaatattaccAATAACTCGAATTCTACGAAGCCACCCATTACGTAATATGGGTAAACCTTGTCATAGAAAATACAGACCTGCTCACCGTTATCCGCGATTCTCAGTTTCCGTTTGTGCAATTTAATTCTAACACAATaagttgaaaattaaatatttaatcaaaTATCGCTTGCAAATTGTAGttttacactttcaaaaatCACGTCCCAAACCAACATTTTGGAATCGTTTAATACAACTGCAATTTGCactttgtatattttctttttaattaattttctacaTATTCGTAGTTtcatgaaactattttttccatgAGCCCAAGCTTTCTTGGTGTTATTTTATGATTGCAAGAGCTGACTGGTGACTAATTTAAGGCTTTTTCAAGCATTgcataaagaaaatgttttattcGATGAAGAATAGGTCTCCGGCAGGTCTTTAATCCGCGTAATTGTGGCACAAGAGAAACAATTCGCATTAGTGTTCCTctctttacacaattttttgcatGAAGATTTCGGCATAGCAAAAGGAACTGAGATAAAGAGCTGCCTGCTGCTTTCTTTGTGTTGACTATTATGCCGCCCCTTCTTGTGTTGACTATTATGCCGCCCCTTCACACgttcaacattaaaaaattgtcaaactgTCATAAGTAAAATATCTATTGGAAATTACGTAATAAAAAAGGAGTTTAGTGGAAACTTGgaactttttttccttttacgcTAAGAGCACGAAAAACTTGCCATACATTTCTGCGAAATCCttttgaagtgacagtccttgatcGCGTATACATAAGTCCAGGTGTTTCCGTGGAAGTAGAGCTGACTGCCATGTAATCGTACAGCCTCCGTTGCTTCAGAGTGTTGCTGGCTTGCTTTGtagaaacagggtttttacacGAAATAAGCTGTTCGACAATTATTCCGAAAAGAGGAGCtagccaaaataaattttctggtGAAATTTTTCTCCTCGTCATCATTTAACGTCTGGACTCCAAGAAATCCGTGGCATTCTTTTACTTAATTACTTAGATGGGCGCTACAATCGTATGCCGGTTTTGGCCGAATCTAACACATTGCGTTGTTGTTCTTGTAACAGTAACTTTGccttgtcagtgtagtgtaatcaccggtcgtctttgtCTAACTTATCTAACGGTAaacccaggaaactagctgtttcgacgggttaggtccagagggagaggggtttGAGATGCGCGGGTTtgttggggcatgtgaaaaggtggttagtgttgtgCGGAGTCTAACACAACTCCCGAGGAGTTTTAAGCTAACACattgcgttgttgttgttgtagcagcataaacattccccatacatatatggggcatgctgctgaagtgacagtcctcggccggatataaatccgggtcgttccggtaacttagaaccgactgtcgtgtaAACACATTGCGTCATCTTGCTCAGTTCAAGCTTCCTGGGGCCAGCTGGTGCCACCGAGTGCTGGTAGGTTAATCCGCAACGTAGATTAAGTCTCACTCTTCCTCGTCGTCCACCAGTGGGTTCCCTCTCATGGGACTGCCATACCGAAGCAATTTTGTTCATCCTCGAGACATGGACAAACCAGCGCAGCCGCTATATTTTAATACGCTTCACTATGTCCACATCTCACTATATTCCATTGGATACGGAACTCATGCTCGCCTCCACAAAGAGGACCAAAGATGTTTCTgggaatttttctctcaaacactcccagTGCTCTCTCATCAGTtgtcgtcatcgtccaagcttctgcgtcatataCAAGAACGGGGATGATTAGGGTTTTGTACAgcgttgttttcgtttttcgagAGAGGGCTCTACTTCTCAATTACCTACTGAGCCCaaacacctgttggcaagaatTATACTTTGCTTAATCGCTAGACTGACATTATTATCAGTGTTAACGCTGGTACCTAGTCAAACAAAGTCATTCACCACTTCAAATTCGCGGTTGCCAACAGTGACGTCTTGTCCAAGATGTGAGGAGTCTTTGTATGTTAAcagcaggtactttgttttactCTCGTTCACCGCAAGACCCATTTCTAACCTAAAATAGTTACTCCTTTGTTGGCACGTTTTGGTTTTtggcatatatatataatggcaTCATAAACACTATACCTGTCTCTGTCTATTTATCTacgtttccttttttaattgaattacaaTTTATgcattgtttaaaattttattacttcatGGAACAAATGATATTTGGTAGTATgaagaatattgaaaataataagtcTAAAACTACATATGGCAAGAGTTGGTAGCATTCGCAAATACAATAATTTGCTATTACATTGAAAATCTTGTGTATTTTAAAAACTACAGCATATGACTAGTTAAATAGctagaaaataatattatattaaaattaagaacGAGGCAAAATCTGGAAACTTCAGTCAAACTAATGTTAACaagagaaaaactaaaaaagctaGAGTTCAGATGCAAATACAAGGTGAATGTACTTATAgtgaaataacttaaaaaacttaaattactgCTTAAGCTTTTGGCAAAAATATCTTTGGATTGCGCTTTTTGGTGTCTTTCATAAAAACTACAAACGAAAAATAGGAAAACTCAGCGGCTTTGAAAGGAAAATGGTCCTGTTACGAgccaaaaaactaaattttaaattcatatgtTAAACTAAAATCTATGTCGTTCAATTCGTGGCAATGGCCTGCGTCGAAACGTCTAAACTTGCAATGCAATGGCAGGCAGCTCCATCGTCTTTATGGCACATTCAAAAAAGTGTTTGCAAGAAAGTCATTTTAGAAGCTACCCTTAAATTCTCTATGTAGCACCATTATTTGTGCTTCATGTACATGGTAACAATTTTGTCCAGTATACTCTCCACGGATTGCTGCTCTTGACGAAATGTTTCCATCGCCTTTGTAGGCACAATCCAATTGAGAAACTCTTCAACATTCTTGCGCATGCGTTCGATTGCCGACAGCGTCTGATCCTCGCAAGCCTTTCGATTGGCCAACTTGAGTGATGCCACCACAACATTGTCGATCAGACGCTTCTCATAGCCTAATTGCTGCAATTTCTGCGGCGATGAAATCTTCTTCAACAGCAACGCCATGAGGAAACGTAAATGCGAGAGTGTTTGTAGGTCATTATTTTTGGCATTCTGTTGCTCCACATCAATGTTGCAGCTACCACATTGTTGCATATGCGCCTGAAGTTCCGCTTTGACCTTAAAGAACTGTTGACAACCCTCGCACATATATGGATTGGTTTGCTTATGAATTTTCTTCATGTGCGTCTTGAAGTGTGCCAGCTGTGAGAAAGCGACCACGTCCTTGCACAGCAAGCACTGGAACGGTTTCTCACCTGTGTGCTTGCGTATGTGCAGCTTCAGTACGCTTGAGTAAGCGTAAGTTTGCCAACAAATCTGGAAAAGAGCATATATGAGATTAAGTGTGATAGATAAGCGAAAATCAGGCTGTAATTGGTgctcttgtatgtatgtaaatattttgttgttgtagcagcataaacattccccatacatatatgggcaATGCTGCTGatgtgacagtccttggccggatataaatccgggtcgttccggtaacgtagaaccgactgtcatgggaacgaaATATTTTGTTCGCGTTCGCTGCTTaagtctttttatttattttattttatattattagcaTTCCACTCACCCGGCACTGGTACGGCCGCTCGCCAGTATGCATGCGCATGTGCACATTGTACTGGGATTTCTGCATAAAGTACGCCTTGCACACTTCGCAGACATGTGTCTTGACATTCGTGTGCAACTTCATGTGCTTGGCCAGGGCTTCATCCTCGATGGTCTTCTTGCAGATCTCGCAATCGAACTGGCCCAACTTGTAGTGCAGTTTGTTGATGTGCGCTCTGAGTACTGGCTCATTGGGGAAGTGTTCCTTGCATATCTCGCAATAGTGATCAGGCCCGTTTTCATGGCGCTCCATGTGCGCGCGCAAATTAGAAGGCGTGGAGAAAGCAGTGGAGCATTTCTCGCAGATATACTGCTTGGCGCTAGCTTTGTGATGGCTAATGATGTGTTGTTGTAACTGCAGAAAGAGAattgagaaagagagagagagcgtgagaagaaattgatattttatcaGGCGCACAAATATTACACAGACTTTTTGATACATACATGACCGCCACGAGCGAAGCGCTTCTCACATTGTGTGCACGCGTATGGCTTCTCGCCGGAGTGCAGTCGCATATGCAGCCGCAAGCGGCCCTTCAACGCGAACATTTTCGGGCATTGCGGACACGAGAACTGCCGATGACTCTCGTGTGCGGAAGTGATGTGATTCCTGAGATTGACCGCCTGCCTGTAGCACTTGCCGCATTGCTCGCATTTGTATGGACGTTCGTCCGAATGGATGAGCATGTGACGCCTCAAATCGTTTTTGCCGCGAAATTGCTTGGAGCAAACATGGCAAATGTATAATTGACGTGTGCGTTTATTGGCTAAGGTGGCTGGCAATGGTGTGGCCACGGAAGCTAAGTCTCCGGTTGAGAGCGCGGAATCGCATGCTGAATGCGTTATATCCGATAAATCGGCGGCTGATTGTGTGGCATCGGTTTCAGAGTATGCAGAATCGGCGATCGAAATGGACTTCTCTGAAGACGCCGCAGCCGGGGTTACAGGTTTTTCTATATCCTCTGTTGAATTGACAATTGCGACTGTTATGCTAGCTGCTGAATCGACAGCATGCGCTAAATCGGCGCCCTCCTGGTGCGCCTGCACATCCAAGCCCGCCAGTTGTTTGGCTGATATGACTGAATTACTTCCGGGTGCCGCTGCATTGTTTTCGCTTGTCACTGAATGACCGATTTTCTGCTTCTTCCGCTTTGGAGACTTTGCACATGCCACTTGTTTGCTTCTGCACGCCCTCTTTGTTACTTTTACATCACTAACACGACGCCGCAGCAGCTTCTTCGTGGTAGCGGCCGATGACTGTTGTGTCTCACCACCGTCGCAGAGCTCTGCGCACGCGGCAGGCGGCGAGGACAGCGAAATGCCGCTGTCGGTGTGCACAGACCCGACATCTTCTTTGGAGACAGAGCGACGACTGTGCATCATATTTGTTGTTGGGAAAATGTGAATTTTAGTAAAAGTGATTTGATTTCGATTTACAATTCGCTGGCAAGTAGAAGCACCAACTCCAACACCATAAGTATAAGCTTAATTATTCTCAATGCCCGAATTTTCATACACTaatgatattttttagaaaaatagttaATGGTTTAATAATATGGTACATTAGGTTAAACTTAGCGATATTCTTGCAAGCACCAGCGAAATTAAGTCTCTCCTGCGCCACTTCAGACTTTCGTTAGTTCAAAAGTTttgactttttactttttttattatttacttcacTGCAATCAAATACTTATTTCAAAACCAACACCAAAATATATTCAGGTATATGCCTGCATGcgattaaatttgtatatttgttttgttgtagGCAACAATCGACTTGCTGATTTATTTGCTGTACATTTCtgttactgtttttgttttttattgctttatgaAGAGGGTGTTTGGTGATtagtgttaattttttattttctatttaaattttttatatttcgctttACATAAGATCGTTTTGGAAATGCTGTAAAAAGAGAACAAAagagtgagagagagaaagagaaagagagagatattgtaatttaagctttaaaatgcgtacatacaaacattgatATGAATAAATAGGCAGCTGTGCATGACATGCGGCCGACGGCAGGCAGAAGGCAGCAGACGAAAAACCGACAGTGGCGAACTACCGCTTCGCATTGATATTGAAATCAGAACAAAGCCTCAATTTTTTGCTGGGCGCCTTTTGCCCGTTGCCCGTTGGCTGTGCCGCTGAATTAATTTGTACACATTACAATTTGTAGTAGCGCACAGCCAAACCTCCCTCGACTGCAACAACACAAAGCCTGACCACAGCACACCAGACATGCCCGATAATGATGAGCGAATACTCAACTGAATGATGAACTGAACTCAACTGAACTGAAAACACCTGAATTGTtgaattatacaataaatatttcaatgcgcTGTTAGGTGAGGCGGCAGAGTTGGCAGCCAACAGCAGCGACAGCAGCGCCCACAGTTGGATTGATATGAATTGAAAAGCGAGAGTGCGACATGGAGGGGCGGGCGCGCAGTTGGAACAACAGCAAcgaaaaaaagttacaaaaaacaacaatacatTTATAAAACCTAAACAAAAAAGCAGCTGTGTCAAcagttgaattgaatttttcgttGTGCTGACGTTGAACTTTAAAAATTCTATGCTTTGTAATACTCAACTAAAATTAAACtacataaagtgaaaaaaaaattctaaaaacatgGAAACAGTAACACAGCAAGCGGCGAAACGAATGCGATAACTCATTGCAAACCCAGTAAacaccacacacatacacgcacacagaTGTCGTTAATAAGCAAATGACCAGTGAGTTTGTGTGCATTGAAGTTCGTTTTCAAAGTCTTTTGTTTGCAATGCGCAAATGAGCACAGATACGtttgataataaaaaacgaAGAGAAAGAATAAGACAAATACTCTTACAAGCAGtgtataaaacaattaaataaatacgatAACATAGGACAACAAAATATAACAATTGAAACAAATATTTGCCCACAGCGCTGACTGTCTGTTGAAATAAAGACACATTTCTACGGCGGTGCGTTTGTAAGAGACACAGCTGATAAGCGAGAGGTTAAGCAAACGCCGACCGACTGATAAGGCTGAGCGCTCATAGGTGTATGTTCAGCTATAAAGACCCAATGCAGACGATATCAAAATGCGAGCGCGtctatgtgtgtgtttatatgtataggACAAACACAAACTGTGCAACAGCCGCATTGAAGTGCTTTTGAGTTAGTATTGgccgtgtatgtgtgtgcgagtGCGCGATAAGATAAGGCAAAACACAAGTCAAACATAGTTGAGACACAGCAATTTAAGTGGTATAAGTTTGATTTTATGGTCGCTATAAGCAGAAAAATGTGTTGAAGGTGGTAAAGCACCCGCTCCAAATGCCTCAAATGACTCAAAAGTTTTCATTAAGTGAGTAAACAAAGTCAATTCTAAAAACAGTACATtttatagagaaaaaaaaatttcacatacatacacacatacatatatacatatttatacaaataagTGTATATACTGAAGTAAATTCAATTGCGAAATTCTAACCTCCGCCACTGTTGGAAGTTACGGCTCGGCTGGCTTTAGAAGCTCCCCTGACCTCTCGCGATTAGCTATTGACTGGGGTGAAGAGACCCAGATAGCGAATACCCATTTTGCTAGGCTGTCGATCTGTTTTGGTTCAGGTATAGATAAGATTGAAATGTATTCAGAAGTGACCGAAAAGAACCAAAGACTTTGATTTTCTGTTGGTCATAAAAATGCAAGTTAATCTTTTTGTAGAATGTTACAATATTACAGATTCTTTCGACCCCCAAATAGAGAGACAAGAGATAATACACATCTCTATCGGCAATCAGGAAATACTTAGACTACTAGACCTGACCTAAATATTAGTAAGGTCAACGTTTTAGGTGAGTCTTACATATGAAGGTCTCagggcacagagatattgaggtaAACCGCAGAGCTGATGAACTTGTAAGACAAGGCAGCACAAAATTATTCAGGATGAGTCCATATCCTATCGATTGATAGAGTTCTCGTTCACCCTAACCGTTCTTACTTTTAATTAGCGCAGTAGCCCCCCTATCGATTTTTGCCGTTTTTGGGTGGTTTCGGTTAAACCAGGCTAGTCGCTTACTTTTCGTGCCAATGCGGATCGCCCAGAGAGAATGGCGGCTTCTTTAATAGCTTTTCTAGCTCAGAGGGAGCCTTCTTTTTGCTCTGCTATCACTAGAGCAGCAGCTACAAATGGATGGTGTGAGTCGATTTTTTTCTCGAGGATTCCCACGCCCAtggaatattaataatttaggcAGATTTCAGATTGCCCTTTCTTGTGGAATGGATACatcacacttaaattccagCAGGCAAGCATACATTCGATCGACAATATCCTATGTAACTGTAAAATGATTACTCCTCACTGAACATCTCTTCCAGCAGTCAGTTAGCTTCCTCTGCTTTGCTGTTCTTTTGCAAGGCTGTGATTAAATTCGGGCAACGGAAGATCAATTACGTCGAAATCGATTTTAGCATAGCATCTTCTTCAGTTCATCCCCCTCCCCCCATAATATAAGCACCCTGAAGGGCTTAGGAACCACGCCAGCGGATTTATTTGTACAGAATTTTTGGGCGTTTTTCCTGtaaagctcttcgcactcacacATTTCCGTCTCTCTTTATCTGCTTCGAATAATATGGCTGTCTTCTTTTCTCAACGCCCGTTAGCGATCACATAAGGCTCGTGTTGCGCCGAGCAGCGTCTTTGTGCATCTCTTGCTGAGGCCTGGCACCGCAGACAAGTGTTGCGTACCCCGATGAAGTCAATTACGCTCATAACCGCTCAGagccgcgttgatatcgccaaatatGATTTCCAAGCTGAATCCGACCCagtcaaacgcatcattactggagacgaggcGTGGGTTTATCAGTAtaacacgcaatccagacatcaggcgagtgagtgagAACTCCGAATGAACAAAGATCATAAAAACtacgtcaaaaaagaaagcaatgctcacggttttcattggtcgttatgagacgtttacgtaagcattcgccaaaaaagaaaggattcgTGAAAAATCaacgtcgcacagtgccatcaatgtcatttttaaccaaaaacGAAACGAATGTTCttcaacagccatcgaattcaacAGATATGGAccccaattgttttttttctatttgatcgTTTAAAAAACTATTACATGGAGCGCCGAaaagaagtaatggaaaaatcaaagaccgctctgatggctataccggaaatatatataaagatatatataGGATTGGCACTTAAACCCTTTTTTACAGATAATTttaatgaagagctttttcCTGGCAACCAATTGAGCTACTGCACGACGGCCGCCGAAActagaattccaaaaaaattttgagagctgaatcaaacgctgacataagtgcgttgcagttgatggatagtactttgaaggcgataatatttcattttcgacacatgtattttgaattttctgaatatattccggaatCTTTTTGTTCAAATTGGTATTTCTCTCTCATTAAAAATTCGGCTTCAAATGATGCCGAGTTTTGCAGCCACATCTATCAGTCAAAAGGTACCTGGGAACCAGAATTCAGTTCCgcatttttttctcttagaAATGTTATTAATAAATTCCAAAGATCTGCTTTACCGCCTTTTTTCACTTTACACTTCTTAGCCAATTTTAAACTCAGCTATTTAAAACagctgaaattttgatgaaaaccaCCAAAACTAAAATTAGCTGGGTTCTTTACTTTAGTCTTTGGTAGCGACACCTATTGAGTTTAATTATTGGCGCATTTGTAGCTGTAAAAACATCGAAGACCCCAAAAACCATTTTCAACTACCAAAAACGGCTGGCATCCAACAATAAAAATCCAATTTAATATTATCGAGCGCTTCGTGACAAATAAGTCGCACTTGAcattgttaaaaacaaaataaaacaatgacTTTTCCCCAACTCATTTAAAACTATTTGATTTGTTGTTGCGTATCGTATGCAGCCGCTGAATGCACTTCCAGCTGTAATTTctaattgcatttaatttttaattacctgTTTGGCAATTACAC
This genomic window contains:
- the LOC129241102 gene encoding zinc finger protein 431; its protein translation is MMHSRRSVSKEDVGSVHTDSGISLSSPPAACAELCDGGETQQSSAATTKKLLRRRVSDVKVTKRACRSKQVACAKSPKRKKQKIGHSVTSENNAAAPGSNSVISAKQLAGLDVQAHQEGADLAHAVDSAASITVAIVNSTEDIEKPVTPAAASSEKSISIADSAYSETDATQSAADLSDITHSACDSALSTGDLASVATPLPATLANKRTRQLYICHVCSKQFRGKNDLRRHMLIHSDERPYKCEQCGKCYRQAVNLRNHITSAHESHRQFSCPQCPKMFALKGRLRLHMRLHSGEKPYACTQCEKRFARGGHLQQHIISHHKASAKQYICEKCSTAFSTPSNLRAHMERHENGPDHYCEICKEHFPNEPVLRAHINKLHYKLGQFDCEICKKTIEDEALAKHMKLHTNVKTHVCEVCKAYFMQKSQYNVHMRMHTGERPYQCRICWQTYAYSSVLKLHIRKHTGEKPFQCLLCKDVVAFSQLAHFKTHMKKIHKQTNPYMCEGCQQFFKVKAELQAHMQQCGSCNIDVEQQNAKNNDLQTLSHLRFLMALLLKKISSPQKLQQLGYEKRLIDNVVVASLKLANRKACEDQTLSAIERMRKNVEEFLNWIVPTKAMETFRQEQQSVESILDKIVTMYMKHK